One genomic region from Equus asinus isolate D_3611 breed Donkey chromosome 10, EquAss-T2T_v2, whole genome shotgun sequence encodes:
- the NSMF gene encoding NMDA receptor synaptonuclear signaling and neuronal migration factor isoform X1 translates to MGAAASRRRALRSEAMSSVAAKVRAARAFGEYLSQSHPENRNGADHLLADAYSGHDGSPEMQPAPQNKRRLSLVSNGRYEGSLSEEAVSRKPAGEGPQPRVYTISGEPALLPSPDAEAIELAVVKGQRQQEGHPHHHSQSLRASPGSSREDVSTPCQSWAGSRQGSKECPGCAQLAPGPSPSLRTFGLDQPPLPEATSRRKKLERMYSVDRVSDDVPIRTWFPKETLFSFHTATTTMQAVFRGYAERKRRKRENDSASVIQRNFRKHLRMVGSRRVKAQTFAERRERSFSRSWSDPTPMKADTSHDSRDSSDLQSSHCTLGEAFEDLDWETEKGLEAVACDTEGFLPPKVMLISSKVPKAEYIPTIIRRDDPSIIPILYDHEHATFEDILEEIEKKLNVYHKGAKIWKMLIFCQGGPGHLYLLKNKVATFAKVEKEEDMIHFWKRLSRLMSKVNPEPNVIHIMGCYILGNPNGEKLFQNLRTLMTPYRVTFESPLELSAQGKQMIETYFDFRLYRLWKSRQHSKLLDFEDVL, encoded by the exons ATGGGCGCCGCCGCCTCCCGGAGGAGGGCGCTGAGGAGCGAGGCCATGTCCTCAGTGGCGGCCAAAGTGCG AGCAGCCCGAGCGTTTGGCGAGTACCTGTCCCAGAGTCACCCTGAGAACCGGAATGGTGCAG ACCACTTGCTAGCTGATGCCTACTCTGGCCACGACGGGTCCCCTGAGATGCAGCCAGCCCCTCAGAACAAGCGCCGCCTCTCCCTGGTTTCCAATGGCCGCTATGAGGGCAGCCTCTCGGAGGAGGCGGTCAGCAGGAAGCCGGCTGGTGAGGGCCCCCAACCCCGTGTGTACACCATCTCcggggagccagccctgctgcccaGCCCAGACGCCGAGGCCATCGAGCTGGCTGTAGTGAAGGGGCAGCGGCAGCAGGAGGGGCACCCCCACCACCACAGCCAGTCCCTGCGTGCCAGCCCGGGCAGCAGCCGGGAGGACGTCAGCACGCCCTGCCAGAGCTGGGCAGGCAGCCGCCAGGGCTCCAAGGAATGTCCTGGATGCGCCCAGCTggcccctggccccagcccctcccttcgGACTTTTGGGCTGGACCAGCCACCTCTGCCTGAGGCCACCAGCCGCCGCAAGAAGCTGGAGAGGATGTACAGCGTTGACCGTGTGTCTG ATGACGTCCCCATCCGCACCTGGTTCCCCAAGGAGACCCTCTTCAGCTTCCACACGGCTACCACAACTATGCAAGC GGTGTTCAGGGGCTACGCGGAGAGGAAGCGCCGGAAACGGGAGAATGATTCCGCGTCTGTAATCCAGAG GAACTTCCGTAAACACCTCCGCATGGTCGGCAGCCGGCGGGTGAAGGCCCAGA CGTTCGCCGAGCGGCGTGAGCGGAGCTTCAGCCGGTCCTGGAGCGACCCCACCCCCATGAAAGCCGACACTTCCCACGACTCCCGAGACA GTAGTGATCTGCAGAGCTCGCACTGCACCCTGGGTGAAGCCTTCGAGGACTTGGACTGGGAGACCGAGAAGGGCCTGGAGGCTGTGGCCTGTGACACTGAAGGCTTCTTGCCGCCCAAGGTCATG CTCATCTCCTCTAAGGTGCCCAAAGCCGAGTACATCCCCACCATCATCCGCAGGGACGACCCCTCCATCATCCCCATCCTCTAC GACCACGAGCACGCGACCTTTGAGGACATCTTGG aggaGATAGAGAAGAAGCTGAACGTCTACCACAAGGGGGCTAAGATCTGGAAGATGCTGATTTTCTGCCAG GGTGGTCCAGGACATCTCTACCTACTCAAGAACAAGGTGGCCACTTTTGCCAaagtggagaaggaagaagacatGATCCA cTTCTGGAAGCGGTTGAGCCGCTTGATGAGCAAAGTGAACCCAGAGCCGAATGTCATCCACATCATGGGCTGTTACATTCTGGGGAATCCCAATGGAGAGAAG CTGTTCCAGAACCTCAGGACCCTCATGACCCCTTACAGGGTCACCTTTGAGTCGCCCCTGGAGTTGTCGGCCCAAG GGAAGCAGATGATTGAGACCTACTTTGACTTCCGGCTGTACCGCCTGTGGAAAAGCCGCCAGCACTCGAAGCTGCTGGACTTCGAGGACGTTCTGTGA